One window from the genome of Nicotiana sylvestris chromosome 9, ASM39365v2, whole genome shotgun sequence encodes:
- the LOC104212444 gene encoding beta-amyrin 28-monooxygenase-like gives MRTEQKEIATSKEVREYLNWDDIQKMKHTWDVVSEVLRLTSPITGSFREALVDLNYQGYIIPKGWKLYWNGAVTHMDPKFFPNTKKFDPSRFEGAGPTPFSYVPFGGGPRMCLGKEFARLEILVFIHNVVKDFRWKLLIPNEKIEYDPMPTPIEGLPVLLQPHSS, from the exons ATGAGAACAGAACAAAAGGAGATTGCAACATCAAAAGAGGTAAGGGAATACTTGAATTGGGATGATATACAGAAGATGAAGCATACATGGGATGTAGTGTCTGAAGTTCTCAGGCTAACATCACCAATCACTGGAAGTTTCAGAGAAGCACTAGTAGATTTGAACTATCAAGGTTACATCATTCCCAAAGGATGGAAG CTATATTGGAACGGCGCTGTAACACACATGGATCCTAAGTTCTTTCCAAACACCAAAAAGTTTGATCCTTCAAGATTTGAAGGAGCAGGGCCGACGCCATTTTCATATGTTCCATTTGGGGGAGGGCCTAGAATGTGCTTGGGAAAAGAGTTTGCGCGGCTGGAGATTCTTGTTTTTATCCACAATGTAGTCAAAGATTTCAGATGGAAACTATTGATTCCGAATGAGAAAATAGAATATGATCCCATGCCCACCCCAATTGAAGGACTTCCAGTCCTTCTTCAACCTCACAGCTCTTAG
- the LOC104212443 gene encoding beta-amyrin 28-monooxygenase-like, with amino-acid sequence MASDRRNCGVSPRRDESPEKFVTDRIEKYQSQIFKTCLVGEKVAVLCGPAGNKFLFGNENKLVNVWWPSSVRQLLGSCLSTISGEEAKLMRKMLFYFVSPDAFSKLYIKTMELSTRQHIRNHWQGKEELKVFPTIKLHTFDLACRLFMSLEDTNRISNLFNLFNIFLKGVLSVALNFPGTRFYHAKKATNAIRKELILIVKQRREALEQKLLVSPPQDLLSHLLLFPDENGKFMSELELANNILLLLFAGHDTTSVTLTLVMKYLGELPHVYDKVLQATAWYPEAVSNLLGWIKLLDTAFPYLVRSWSDLAKERWVAKNHGLGENMLMSSPPDGEMEASEPGKGKKRKAKAAADPSMAKKPKSLEHRAVTRTSTSTSRASPGAEDEDDDDDNECRLAQRTRSRAGASQVPRPEAAESRTTGSGFQFSSGELRDAQDVNAAKVGGPFKGEARLDIFLTMLAGTSILTLLALSRQRRGSCSSVRRCMIIPFPGLTRSFHAAKRSLRGCP; translated from the exons ATGGCCAGTGATCGGAGAAACTGTGGAGTTTCTCCGAGACGGGATGAAAGCCCAGAGAAATTCGTGACGGACAGAATAGAGAAGTATCAATCTCAGATTTTCAAAACTTGTCTAGTGGGTGAAAAAGTTGCTGTGTTATGTGGCCCTGCTGGAAACAAGTTCTTGTTTGGAAATGAGAATAAGTTGGTCAACGTTTGGTGGCCAAGTTCTGTGAGGCAGCTGCTTGGATCGTGTTTGTCTACTATTTCTGGGGAAGAAGCTAAGCTCATGAGGAAAATGTTGTTCTATTTTGTTAGCCCAGATGCTTTCTCTAAGCTATATATTAAAACCATGGAGTTGAGCACTCGGCAACATATCAGGAATCATTGGCAAG GTAAAGAGGAGTTGAAAGTCTTCCCAACTATCAAGTTACACACCTTTGACTTGGCATGTCGCCTATTCATGAGCCTAGAAGACACAAATCGCATATCAAATCTCTTCAATCTGTTCAATATTTTCTTGAAAGGAGTTTTATCAGTGGCTCTGAATTTCCCTGGAACGAGATTTTATCATGCAAAGAAAGCAACAAATGCCATACGGAAAGAACTCATCTTGATTGTCAAGCAGAGAAGAGAGGCCTTAGAACAGAAATTATTAGTTTCTCCTCCCCAAGATCTTCTGTCACATTTGCTTCTATTTCCGGACGAGAACGGTAAATTCATGTCTGAACTGGAGTTAGCAAATAACATACTGTTGCTGCTCTTTGCTGGCCATGATACTACCAGTGTTACTTTAACATTGGTGATGAAGTATCTTGGAGAGTTGCCTCATGTTTACGACAAAGTTTTGCAAG CCACCGCTTGGTACCCCGAAGCGGTTTCGAATTTACTGGGGTGGATCAAACTGTTGGACACTGCGTTCCCGTATCTTGTTCGGTCTTGGTCCGACCTGGCTAAGGAGcgatgggtggccaagaatcatg GCCTTGGCGAGAATATGCTAATGAGCTCGCCCCCTGATGGCGAGATGGAGGCTTCGGAGCCCGGCAAAGGCAAGAAGAGGAAAGCTAAGGCGGCTGCCGATCCTTCCATGGCAAAGAAACCCAAGTCACTTGAGCATCGAGCCGTTACTAGGACCTCGACTTCAACTTCCAGAGCAAGTCCCGGTGCTGaggatgaggatgatgatgatgataacgAGTGCCGGTTGGCACAGAGGACAAGGTCGAGAGCGGGAGCCTCGCAGGTTCCTCGACCGGAGGCTGCTGAATCGAGAACGACCGGCTCAG GTTTTCAGTTCTCGTCAGGGGAACTAAGGGATGCTCAAGATGTGAACGCCGCCAAAGTCGGGGGTCCTTTCAAGGGGGAGGCACGCCTGGACATATTCTTGACGATGTTAGCGGGAACGTCGATCTTGACGCTCCTGGCTCTGTCAAGGCAGCGGAGAGGTTCATGTAGCAG tgtaaggagatgtatgatcatTCCTTTTCCAGGCCTAACGAGGAGCTTTCATGCCGCGAAAAGGAGCTTGAGAGGCTGTCCCTGA
- the LOC104212446 gene encoding beta-amyrin 28-monooxygenase-like, with amino-acid sequence MATINFSSVFILLLQITILIIFFLRRKKKTLNFPPGSSGWPIVGETLDFLRANKEGKPEKFVKERIEKYKSKIFKTSIMGENVVVIGGAGGNKFLFSNENKKVNVWWPVTIRKLLGRCLVTSVGDEAKLMRKMLSYFISPDAFSRLYTKTMEVVALDHVDKYWEGKEQVKVYHLLKLYTFKVACQLFMSIEDHNEIEKLSALFNIFLKGLITIPVNLPGTTFHKANRAVATIRKELLQIVRKRREELEQKIASPSQDILSHLLSTPDENGKFMSEILIVNNILLLLFAGHDTSTVALTLLIKRLGEHPQVYENILQEHIKIASAKKEGESLNWDDIQKMKYSWNVLCEAMRLKQPIIGAYREAIMDINYEGYHIPKGWKFYWNTTLTSLDPEYYPNATSFDPSRFEGAGPAPFSYITFGGGPRMCIGKEFARLEMMVFLHIIVRKFRWKLVVPDERIIYDPMATPVEGLPIKLQTHKP; translated from the exons ATGGCTACAATTAACTTCTCATCTGTTTTCATATTGCTTTTACAAATCACAATTTTGATAATTTTCTTTCTCAGAAGGAAGAAAAAGACACTGAATTTTCCACCTGGAAGCAGCGGATGGCCAATTGTTGGAGAAACACTGGATTTTCTAAGAGCAAACAAAGAAGGCAAGCCAGAGAAATTCGttaaagagagaatagagaaATACAAGTCTAAAATCTTCAAGACTTCGATAATGGGGGAGAATGTGGTTGTAATTGGGGGTGCTGGGGGAAATAAGTTCTTATTTAGCAATGAAAATAAGAAAGTCAATGTTTGGTGGCCTGTAACTATTAGAAAATTGTTAGGACGTTGTTTGGTTACTAGTGTTGGAGATGAAGCCAAACTCATGAGGAAGATGCTTTCTTATTTTATTAGTCCTGATGCTTTTTCGAGACTCTACACCAAAACCATGGAAGTTGTCGCCTTGGACCATGTCGACAAGTATTGGGAAG GTAAAGAGCAGGTGAAGGTGTACCATCTTCTCAAACTATACACTTTCAAAGTGGCATGTCAGCTATTCATGAGCATTGAAGACCACAATGAAATTGAAAAGCTTTCTGCACTTTTCAACATTTTCTTGAAAGGATTAATAACAATCCCTGTAAATTTACCTGGTACAACTTTTCACAAGGCAAATAGAGCTGTAGCTACCATCAGGAAAGAACTATTGCAAATAGtcagaaaaagaagagaagaattgGAACAGAAGATAGCTTCACCTTCACAAGATATTTTGTCTCATTTGCTTTCCACCCCAGATGAAAATGGAAAGTTCATGTCTGAAATTCTTATTGTTAATAACATATTGTTGCTGCTCTTTGCTGGCCATGACACTTCTACTGTTGCTCTTACTTTACTCATTAAGAGACTGGGAGAGCACCCTCAAGTTTATGAAAACATTCTACAAG AGCATATTAAGATAGCTTCAGCGAAAAAAGAAGGGGAGTCTTTGAACTGGGATGATATACAGAAGATGAAGTATTCGTGGAACGTACTTTGTGAAGCTATGAGGCTGAAACAACCTATAATAGGAGCTTATCGAGAAGCTATTATGGATATAAATTATGAAGGTTATCACATCCCTAAGGGATGGAAG TTCTACTGGAACACTACTTTAACCAGTCTGGATCCAGAGTATTACCCTAATGCAACAAGCTTTGATCCATCAAGATTTGAAGGAGCTGGACCTGCTCCATTTTCATACATTACATTCGGGGGAGGACCCCGAATGTGCATAGGGAAAGAGTTCGCTCGGTTGGAGATGATGGTGTTTCTGCACATCATTGTCAGGAAATTTAGATGGAAATTAGTTGTTCCTGATGAGAGAATTATATATGATCCAATGGCTACCCCTGTTGAAGGACTTCCTATTAAGCTTCAAACTCACAAGCCTTGA